The Enterobacter asburiae genome window below encodes:
- the mtr gene encoding tryptophan permease, translated as MATLTTTQTSPSLLGGVVIIGGTIIGAGMFSLPVVMSGAWFFWSLAALVFTWFCMLHSGLMILEANLNYRIGSSFDTITKDLLGKGWNLVNGLSIAFVLYILTYAYISASGSILHHTFSEMSLNVPARLAGLCFALAVAFIVWMSTKAVSRMTAIVLGAKVITFFLTFGSLLGHVTPATLFNVAEVNTSYTPYLLMTLPFCLASFGYHGNVPSLMKYYGKDPRTIVKCLVYGTLLALGLYVIWLLGTMGNIPRPEFIGIAQKGGNIDVLVQALSGVLNSRSLDLLLVIFSNFAVASSFLGVTLGLFDYLADLFGFDDSAMGRFKTALLTFLPPIVGGLLWPNGFLYAIGYAGLAATIWAAIVPALLARKSRKRFGSPKFRVWGGKPMIALILVFGVGNALVHVLSSFNLLPVYQ; from the coding sequence ATGGCGACACTAACCACCACCCAAACGTCACCTTCGCTGCTTGGCGGCGTGGTGATCATCGGCGGAACCATCATTGGTGCCGGGATGTTTTCCCTGCCTGTGGTCATGTCCGGTGCGTGGTTCTTCTGGTCGCTGGCCGCGCTGGTCTTCACCTGGTTCTGCATGCTCCATTCCGGGCTGATGATCCTTGAAGCAAACCTGAACTACCGCATTGGCTCCAGCTTCGACACCATTACCAAAGATCTGCTGGGTAAAGGCTGGAACCTGGTGAACGGGCTATCCATCGCGTTTGTACTCTATATCCTGACCTACGCGTACATTTCAGCGAGCGGCTCGATTCTGCACCACACCTTCTCGGAGATGTCGCTGAACGTTCCGGCGCGTCTGGCAGGGCTGTGTTTTGCGCTAGCTGTGGCGTTTATCGTCTGGATGAGTACCAAAGCGGTAAGCCGCATGACGGCGATCGTATTAGGCGCTAAGGTCATCACTTTCTTCCTGACTTTCGGCAGCCTGCTGGGGCACGTGACGCCCGCCACGCTGTTTAACGTCGCCGAAGTGAACACCTCCTACACGCCGTACCTGCTGATGACGCTGCCGTTCTGTCTGGCGTCGTTTGGCTACCACGGTAACGTGCCGAGCCTGATGAAGTACTACGGCAAAGATCCCCGCACCATTGTGAAGTGTCTGGTCTACGGCACGCTGCTGGCGCTGGGTCTGTATGTGATTTGGCTGCTGGGGACGATGGGCAACATCCCGCGTCCGGAATTTATCGGCATTGCCCAGAAGGGCGGTAACATCGACGTGCTGGTGCAGGCGCTGAGCGGCGTGTTGAACAGCCGCAGTCTGGATCTGCTGCTGGTTATCTTCTCTAACTTTGCGGTGGCGAGCTCTTTCCTCGGCGTAACCCTGGGCCTGTTTGACTACCTGGCGGATCTGTTTGGCTTTGATGATTCTGCGATGGGGCGTTTCAAAACCGCGCTGCTGACCTTCCTGCCACCGATTGTGGGCGGCCTGCTGTGGCCGAACGGCTTCCTCTACGCCATCGGCTATGCAGGGCTGGCGGCAACTATCTGGGCGGCGATTGTGCCAGCGCTGCTGGCACGTAAATCACGTAAACGCTTCGGCAGCCCGAAATTCCGCGTCTGGGGCGGTAAGCCGATGATTGCGCTGATTCTGGTATTCGGCGTTGGTAACGCTCTGGTACACGTGCTGTCGAGTTTTAACCTGTTGCCTGTGTATCAGTAA
- a CDS encoding luciferase-like monooxygenase, which yields MTDKTIPFSVLDLAPIPQGSSAREAFSHSLDLAQLAEKRGYHRYWLTEHHNMVGIASAATSVLIGYLAANTTTLHLGSGGVMLPNHAPLVIAEQFGTLNTLYPGRIDLGLGRAPGSDQPTMRALRRHMSGDIDNFPRDVAELVDWFDARDPNPHVRPVPGYGEKIPVWLLGSSLYSAQLAAQLGLPFAFASHFAPDMLHQALHLYRTNFKPSERLEKPYAMVCINIIAADSNRDAEFLFTSMQQAFVKLRRGETGQLPPPVENMHQLWSASEQYGVQQALSMSLVGDKAKVRHGLDAVLRETQADEIMVNGQIFDHQARLHSFELAMQVKEELVG from the coding sequence ATGACTGACAAAACCATTCCGTTTTCGGTGCTGGATCTGGCGCCGATCCCACAAGGCTCCTCTGCAAGAGAAGCCTTTTCGCACTCCCTGGATCTGGCTCAGCTGGCCGAAAAGCGTGGCTATCACCGCTACTGGCTGACCGAGCACCACAACATGGTTGGCATCGCAAGCGCAGCGACCTCGGTTTTGATCGGCTATCTGGCGGCAAATACCACCACCCTGCATCTGGGCTCCGGCGGCGTAATGCTGCCGAACCACGCCCCGCTGGTGATTGCCGAGCAGTTTGGCACGCTGAATACGCTCTACCCGGGCCGTATAGATTTAGGGCTTGGTCGTGCGCCCGGCAGCGACCAGCCGACCATGCGCGCCCTGCGTCGCCATATGAGCGGCGATATCGACAACTTCCCGCGCGACGTGGCTGAACTGGTGGACTGGTTCGACGCGCGCGATCCGAACCCGCACGTGCGTCCGGTGCCGGGCTACGGTGAGAAGATCCCGGTGTGGCTGTTGGGCTCAAGCCTCTACAGCGCCCAGCTTGCCGCGCAGCTGGGGCTGCCGTTTGCCTTCGCCTCGCACTTCGCACCGGATATGCTGCATCAGGCGCTGCATCTTTACCGCACGAACTTCAAACCGTCCGAACGTCTTGAGAAGCCGTACGCGATGGTGTGCATTAACATCATTGCGGCCGACAGCAATCGCGACGCGGAATTCCTGTTTACCTCTATGCAGCAGGCGTTTGTGAAGCTGCGCCGCGGTGAGACGGGCCAGCTTCCGCCGCCGGTGGAGAATATGCATCAGCTGTGGTCAGCCTCCGAACAGTATGGCGTGCAGCAGGCGCTGAGCATGTCGCTGGTAGGCGATAAGGCGAAAGTGCGACACGGGCTGGACGCGGTGCTACGCGAAACGCAGGCGGATGAGATTATGGTTAACGGCCAGATTTTCGATCACCAGGCGCGTTTGCATTCGTTTGAACTGGCGATGCAGGTGAAAGAGGAACTGGTGGGGTAG
- a CDS encoding GNAT family N-acetyltransferase — translation MLIRVEIGIDAPGIDALLRRAFASDAEAQLVHDLREDGLITLGLVATDDEGQVVGYVAFSPVIVQGEELQWVGMAPLAVDESYRGQGLARQLVYEGLDSLNEFGYAAVVTLGDPAFYGRLGFEQAAHYDLRCRWPGTESAFQVHRLADDALNGVNGLVEYHDHFNRF, via the coding sequence ATGCTGATTCGAGTCGAAATTGGGATTGATGCGCCGGGGATCGATGCGTTGTTACGCCGCGCCTTTGCGAGCGATGCCGAAGCCCAACTGGTCCACGACCTTCGCGAAGACGGCCTGATTACGCTGGGGCTTGTTGCCACCGATGACGAAGGTCAGGTGGTGGGCTATGTTGCCTTCAGTCCGGTCATCGTTCAGGGCGAAGAGCTGCAGTGGGTTGGCATGGCGCCGCTGGCGGTAGATGAAAGCTATCGCGGGCAGGGGCTGGCACGCCAGCTGGTCTATGAAGGGCTGGATTCGCTCAATGAGTTCGGTTACGCGGCCGTTGTCACGCTGGGCGATCCGGCATTCTATGGCCGTTTAGGCTTTGAGCAGGCCGCGCATTACGATCTGCGCTGCCGCTGGCCGGGTACGGAATCCGCTTTCCAGGTCCATCGCCTGGCGGACGACGCGCTCAACGGCGTCAATGGCCTGGTCGAGTACCACGACCATTTCAATCGCTTTTAA
- a CDS encoding type 1 glutamine amidotransferase domain-containing protein encodes MGKKIAVLITDEFEDSEFTSPAEAFRKAGHEVITIEKEAGKTVTGHKGEATVTIDETIDNISPSDFDALLLPGGHSPDSLRGDERFVTFTRDFVSTGKPVFAICHGPQLLISAEVVRGRKLTAVKPIVIDLKNAGAEFYDQEVVNDKDQLITSRTPDDLPAFNREALRLLGA; translated from the coding sequence ATGGGCAAGAAAATCGCAGTCTTGATTACCGACGAGTTTGAAGATTCAGAATTCACCTCTCCAGCAGAGGCGTTCCGCAAGGCGGGACATGAGGTCATCACCATTGAGAAAGAGGCGGGTAAAACGGTGACAGGCCATAAGGGCGAGGCGACCGTAACCATCGATGAGACCATCGATAACATTAGCCCCTCAGATTTTGACGCCCTGCTGTTACCCGGCGGCCATTCCCCGGATTCCTTGCGCGGGGACGAGCGCTTCGTGACCTTCACCCGGGACTTTGTCTCTACCGGCAAACCGGTCTTTGCCATCTGCCACGGCCCGCAACTGCTCATCAGCGCAGAAGTGGTCCGCGGGCGTAAGCTCACCGCCGTGAAGCCGATCGTTATCGATCTGAAAAACGCGGGGGCCGAGTTTTACGATCAGGAGGTGGTCAACGACAAAGACCAGCTGATCACCAGCCGAACCCCGGACGATCTTCCGGCGTTTAACCGAGAAGCGCTACGCCTGCTCGGCGCGTAA
- a CDS encoding DEAD/DEAH family ATP-dependent RNA helicase: protein MAEFETTFADLGLKAPILEALNDLGYEKPSPIQAECIPHLLSGRDVLGMAQTGSGKTAAFSLPLLNNIDPDLRAPQILVLAPTRELAVQVAEAMTEFSKHMRGVNVVALYGGQRYDVQLRALRQGPQIVVGTPGRLLDHLKRGTLDLSKLSGLVLDEADEMLRMGFIEDVETIMAQIPDGHQTALFSATMPEAIRRITKRFMKDPQEVRIQSSVTTRPDISQSYWSVYGMRKNEALVRFLEAEDFDAAIIFVRTKNATLEVAEALERSGYNSAALNGDMNQALREQTLERLKDGRLDILIATDVAARGLDVERISLVVNYDIPMDSESYVHRIGRTGRAGRAGRALLFVENRERRLLRNIERTMKLTIPEADLPNADLLGKRRLEKFAAKVQQQLESSDLDQYRALLSQIQPVAEGEELDMETLAAALLKMAQGERSLIVPPDAPMRPKREFRDRDDRFERRGDRNDRNDRGPRGDRPERGGEDRPRRERRDAGDMELYRIEVGRDDGVEVRHIVGAIANEGDISSRYIGNIKLFASHSTIELPKGMPGEVLQHFTRTRILNKPMNMQLMGDAQPRPDRGGERRGGGRSFGGERREGGRSEGRGEPRRFSGERRENRGPRRDEGTSRRRDA from the coding sequence ATGGCTGAATTCGAAACCACTTTTGCAGATCTGGGCCTGAAGGCTCCTATCCTTGAAGCCCTTAACGATCTGGGTTACGAAAAACCATCTCCGATCCAGGCTGAGTGTATCCCACACCTGCTTTCTGGTCGTGACGTGCTGGGCATGGCCCAGACTGGTAGCGGTAAAACTGCAGCATTCTCGCTGCCGCTGCTGAACAACATTGATCCGGACCTGCGAGCACCGCAGATCCTCGTCCTGGCTCCAACCCGTGAACTGGCTGTTCAGGTTGCAGAAGCAATGACGGAATTCTCTAAACATATGCGCGGCGTAAACGTGGTAGCCCTGTACGGCGGCCAGCGTTATGACGTGCAGTTACGCGCCCTGCGCCAGGGCCCACAGATTGTTGTCGGTACGCCGGGCCGTCTGCTGGATCACCTGAAGCGCGGTACTCTGGACCTCTCTAAACTGAGCGGCCTGGTACTGGATGAAGCCGATGAAATGCTGCGTATGGGCTTCATCGAAGACGTCGAAACCATCATGGCGCAGATCCCGGACGGTCATCAGACCGCGCTGTTCTCTGCCACCATGCCAGAAGCGATTCGTCGTATCACCAAGCGCTTCATGAAAGATCCTCAGGAAGTGCGTATTCAGTCCAGCGTTACCACTCGCCCGGACATCAGCCAGAGCTACTGGTCTGTGTACGGCATGCGCAAAAACGAAGCGCTGGTACGTTTCCTGGAAGCGGAAGATTTTGATGCGGCGATTATCTTCGTGCGTACCAAAAACGCGACCCTGGAAGTGGCTGAAGCCCTGGAGCGTAGCGGCTACAACAGCGCAGCGCTGAACGGCGACATGAACCAGGCCCTGCGTGAGCAGACTCTGGAGCGTCTGAAAGACGGTCGTCTGGATATCCTGATTGCAACCGACGTGGCAGCACGTGGTCTGGACGTTGAGCGTATCAGCCTGGTTGTGAACTACGACATCCCGATGGATTCCGAGTCTTACGTTCACCGTATCGGCCGTACCGGTCGTGCGGGTCGTGCTGGCCGCGCGCTGCTGTTCGTTGAGAACCGCGAGCGTCGTCTGCTGCGTAACATTGAACGCACCATGAAGCTGACCATTCCAGAAGCTGACCTGCCAAACGCAGATCTGCTGGGCAAACGCCGTCTGGAAAAATTCGCCGCGAAAGTACAGCAGCAGCTGGAAAGCAGCGATCTGGACCAGTACCGTGCGCTGCTGTCGCAGATTCAGCCTGTTGCTGAAGGCGAAGAGCTGGACATGGAAACCCTGGCTGCAGCACTGCTGAAAATGGCTCAGGGCGAACGTAGCCTGATCGTGCCACCAGATGCGCCGATGCGTCCTAAGCGTGAATTCCGTGACCGTGACGATCGCTTCGAACGTCGTGGCGACCGTAATGACCGCAATGACCGTGGCCCACGTGGTGACCGTCCAGAGCGTGGTGGTGAAGATCGTCCACGTCGCGAGCGTCGTGACGCTGGTGATATGGAACTGTACCGCATTGAAGTGGGCCGTGATGACGGCGTTGAAGTTCGTCACATCGTTGGCGCGATCGCTAACGAAGGCGACATCAGCAGCCGTTACATTGGTAACATCAAGCTGTTCGCATCCCACTCTACCATCGAGCTGCCAAAAGGTATGCCGGGTGAAGTACTGCAGCACTTTACGCGTACCCGCATCCTGAACAAGCCGATGAACATGCAGCTGATGGGCGATGCACAGCCACGCCCTGACCGCGGTGGTGAGCGTCGTGGCGGTGGTCGCAGCTTCGGTGGCGAACGTCGTGAAGGCGGCCGCAGCGAAGGTCGCGGTGAACCACGTCGTTTCTCCGGCGAGCGTCGCGAAAATCGCGGCCCACGTCGTGACGAAGGCACCAGCCGTCGCCGTGACGCGTAA
- a CDS encoding YhbP family protein, producing METLAAINRWLAKQHVVTWCVYDEGEMWCANAFYYYDPERVAFYVMSEDKTRHAQMTGQQAKVAGTVNGQPKTVALIRGVQFKGEIRRLDGEESDARRKLYTRRFPVAAALKAPVWEIRLDELKFTDNTLGFGKKLHWLRAEQA from the coding sequence ATGGAAACACTGGCCGCCATTAACCGCTGGCTGGCAAAGCAGCATGTTGTCACCTGGTGCGTCTATGACGAGGGTGAGATGTGGTGCGCAAATGCGTTTTACTACTATGACCCTGAGCGCGTGGCTTTTTATGTCATGAGTGAAGACAAAACGCGTCATGCGCAGATGACCGGCCAGCAGGCAAAGGTCGCGGGCACGGTAAACGGCCAGCCGAAAACGGTCGCGCTGATCCGCGGCGTGCAGTTTAAAGGGGAGATCCGTCGTCTGGATGGTGAAGAGAGCGACGCGCGCCGTAAGCTCTACACGCGCCGCTTTCCCGTTGCCGCTGCGCTAAAAGCCCCGGTGTGGGAAATCCGCCTCGATGAGCTGAAATTTACCGACAACACCCTGGGCTTTGGCAAGAAGCTGCACTGGTTACGCGCCGAGCAGGCGTAG
- a CDS encoding GIY-YIG nuclease family protein, translated as MLWCVHLNILNLYTVCWFLYLVRTADNALYTGITTDVARRFLQHQTGKGAKALRGKGELQLAFSAAVGDRSLALRLEYRIKQLTKRQKERLVTGDDSFEALRESLIKSD; from the coding sequence ATGCTATGGTGCGTTCACCTTAACATACTGAATCTGTATACCGTGTGCTGGTTTCTCTATCTTGTCCGAACCGCTGATAACGCCCTCTACACCGGGATCACCACCGATGTGGCGCGGCGTTTTTTACAACATCAAACGGGAAAAGGGGCAAAGGCGCTGCGGGGGAAAGGGGAATTACAGCTCGCCTTCTCAGCGGCCGTCGGCGACCGATCGCTGGCGCTCAGGCTGGAATATCGCATCAAGCAGCTGACGAAGCGCCAGAAAGAGCGCCTCGTGACCGGAGACGACTCCTTTGAGGCGCTACGCGAGAGCCTGATTAAAAGCGATTGA
- the ubiU gene encoding ubiquinone anaerobic biosynthesis protein UbiU, protein MELLCPAGNLPALKAAIENGADAVYIGLKDDTNARHFAGLNFTEKKLQEAVNFVHQHRRKLHIAINTFAHPDGYARWQRAVDMAAQLGADALILADLAMLEYAAERYPHIERHVSVQASATNEEAVRFYHQHFDVSRVVLPRVLSIHQVKQLARVTPVPLEVFAFGSLCIMAEGRCYLSSYLTGESPNTVGACSPARFVRWQQTPQGLESRLNEVLIDRYQDGENAGYPTLCKGRYLVDGERYHALEEPTSLNTLELLPELLAANIASVKIEGRQRSPAYVSQVAKVWRQAIDRCMADPQNYAPQQAWMETLGSMSEGTQTTLGAYHRKWQ, encoded by the coding sequence ATGGAGCTGCTCTGCCCTGCCGGAAACCTTCCGGCGCTTAAGGCGGCCATCGAAAATGGGGCCGATGCGGTCTATATCGGGCTGAAAGATGACACCAACGCCCGCCATTTTGCTGGCCTCAACTTTACGGAGAAAAAGCTTCAGGAAGCCGTTAACTTCGTTCACCAGCACCGCCGCAAGCTGCATATCGCCATCAATACCTTTGCTCATCCTGACGGCTACGCCCGCTGGCAGCGCGCGGTGGATATGGCGGCACAGCTGGGTGCCGATGCGCTAATCCTGGCCGACCTCGCCATGCTTGAGTATGCGGCAGAACGCTATCCCCATATTGAGCGCCACGTCTCTGTTCAGGCATCTGCCACCAACGAAGAGGCGGTGCGTTTTTACCATCAACACTTTGACGTGTCCCGCGTGGTGCTGCCGCGCGTGCTCTCTATTCATCAGGTTAAGCAACTCGCGCGCGTCACGCCAGTACCGCTGGAGGTTTTTGCCTTTGGCAGCCTGTGCATCATGGCCGAAGGCCGCTGCTATCTTTCCTCTTATTTAACCGGAGAATCGCCAAATACCGTCGGAGCCTGCTCCCCTGCCCGCTTTGTTCGCTGGCAGCAGACCCCTCAGGGGCTGGAGTCTCGCCTGAATGAGGTGCTGATCGACCGCTACCAGGACGGGGAAAACGCCGGTTATCCAACCCTGTGTAAAGGCCGCTATCTGGTCGACGGCGAGCGCTATCACGCGCTGGAGGAGCCGACCAGCCTCAACACGCTGGAGCTGCTGCCGGAACTTCTGGCGGCCAATATTGCGTCGGTGAAAATCGAAGGACGTCAGCGCAGCCCGGCCTACGTGAGCCAGGTCGCGAAAGTATGGCGTCAGGCCATCGACCGCTGCATGGCGGATCCGCAGAACTACGCTCCACAGCAGGCCTGGATGGAGACGCTTGGTTCGATGTCCGAAGGCACGCAAACCACGCTTGGCGCGTATCACCGTAAATGGCAGTGA
- a CDS encoding U32 family peptidase produces MKYSLGPVLYYWPKETLEDFYQQAATSSADVIYLGEAVCSKRRATKVGDWLDMAKGLAGSGKQVVLSTLALVQASSELGELKRYVENGEFLLEASDLGVVNMCAERRLPFVAGHALNCYNAVTLRLLLKQGMTRWCMPVELSRDWLANLLNQCDELGIRNQFEVEVLSYGHLPLAYSARCFTARSEDRPKDECETCCIKYPNGRSMLSQENQQVFVLNGIQTMSGYVYNLGNELASMDGLVDMVRLSPLDTGVFAMLDAFRANENGASPLPLTANSDCNGYWRRLAGLELQA; encoded by the coding sequence ATGAAATATTCATTAGGACCGGTGCTCTACTACTGGCCAAAAGAGACGCTGGAAGATTTTTACCAACAGGCCGCCACCAGCAGCGCCGACGTGATTTACCTCGGCGAGGCGGTGTGCAGCAAGCGCCGCGCCACCAAAGTGGGTGACTGGCTGGATATGGCGAAAGGCCTGGCAGGCAGCGGCAAGCAGGTGGTGCTCTCCACGCTTGCACTCGTGCAGGCGTCCTCCGAACTGGGCGAGCTGAAGCGCTACGTCGAAAACGGCGAGTTCCTGCTGGAAGCGAGCGATCTCGGCGTGGTGAACATGTGCGCTGAACGCAGGCTGCCGTTTGTCGCGGGTCATGCCCTGAACTGCTACAACGCCGTCACCCTGCGCCTGCTGCTCAAACAGGGGATGACGCGCTGGTGCATGCCGGTAGAGCTTTCCCGTGACTGGCTGGCTAACCTGCTTAACCAGTGCGACGAGCTGGGCATTCGCAATCAGTTTGAAGTGGAAGTGCTGAGCTACGGTCATCTGCCGCTGGCCTACTCCGCCCGCTGCTTTACCGCGCGCTCGGAAGACCGCCCGAAAGACGAGTGCGAAACCTGCTGCATTAAATACCCGAATGGACGCAGCATGCTGTCGCAGGAGAATCAGCAGGTGTTTGTCCTCAACGGTATTCAAACCATGAGCGGCTATGTCTATAACCTCGGCAACGAGCTGGCGTCGATGGACGGGCTGGTGGATATGGTTCGGCTGTCGCCCCTGGATACCGGGGTGTTCGCGATGCTGGACGCCTTCCGCGCCAACGAAAACGGGGCCTCACCGCTGCCGCTGACGGCAAACAGCGACTGCAACGGCTACTGGAGGCGTCTCGCCGGGCTGGAACTTCAGGCGTAA
- the ubiT gene encoding ubiquinone anaerobic biosynthesis accessory factor UbiT: MLDKLRSRLVQFGPSMLSVPVKLAPFALKRQVLEQVLSWQFRQALQDGELEFLEGRWLSIEVRDIGLRWFTSVENDQLIVRESADADVSFSANASDLLMIAARKQDPDTLFFQRRLVIEGDTELGLYVKNLMDAIELEQMPKALRVMLMQMADFVEAGLKTPPDGKHTSVGEPC; this comes from the coding sequence GTGCTGGATAAACTGCGTTCACGTCTCGTACAATTTGGTCCATCAATGCTGAGCGTGCCGGTCAAGCTGGCGCCGTTCGCGCTTAAACGCCAGGTGCTGGAGCAGGTCCTGAGCTGGCAGTTCCGCCAGGCGCTGCAGGACGGCGAGCTGGAGTTCCTGGAAGGCCGCTGGTTAAGCATTGAGGTGCGTGACATCGGGCTGCGCTGGTTTACCTCCGTTGAGAATGACCAGCTGATCGTACGCGAATCCGCCGACGCGGATGTGAGCTTTAGCGCCAACGCCAGCGATCTGCTGATGATCGCCGCGCGTAAGCAGGATCCGGATACGCTCTTCTTCCAGCGCCGTCTGGTGATTGAAGGCGACACGGAGCTGGGCCTGTACGTTAAGAATTTAATGGATGCCATTGAGCTGGAGCAGATGCCGAAAGCGCTGCGCGTGATGTTAATGCAAATGGCAGATTTCGTTGAGGCCGGGCTGAAAACCCCGCCGGACGGTAAACACACTTCAGTAGGTGAGCCATGCTGA
- a CDS encoding NAD(P)H-binding protein — MSQVLITGATGLVGDHLLRLLIQDRRVNYIAAPTRRPLADLSGVFNPHDPQLTDALAQVQDPIDIAFCCLGTTRREAGSKEAFIHADYTLVVDTALTAKKLGAKHFLVVSALGASAGSPFFYNKVKGKMEDALIAQKWEQLTIVRPSMLIGHRDERRFNESIFAPLFRILPGNWKSIEARDVARAMLKEGLAPSKAGVNIIPSAKLREIAQGEA, encoded by the coding sequence ATGAGTCAGGTATTGATTACAGGTGCTACCGGGTTAGTGGGCGATCATCTGCTGCGGCTGCTGATTCAGGATCGCCGCGTGAACTATATCGCCGCCCCGACGCGTCGACCGCTGGCGGACTTATCCGGCGTCTTTAATCCGCACGATCCTCAGCTGACCGACGCGCTGGCGCAGGTGCAGGATCCCATTGATATCGCCTTTTGCTGTCTGGGCACCACGCGGCGGGAGGCGGGCAGCAAAGAGGCATTTATCCACGCCGACTATACGCTGGTGGTGGATACCGCACTTACGGCGAAAAAGCTGGGGGCCAAACATTTTCTGGTGGTCAGCGCGCTGGGCGCCAGTGCCGGGTCGCCTTTCTTCTACAACAAGGTGAAGGGCAAGATGGAGGATGCGCTGATTGCGCAGAAATGGGAGCAGCTGACGATTGTGCGCCCCTCGATGCTGATCGGCCACCGGGACGAACGCCGGTTTAACGAGTCGATATTTGCCCCGCTGTTTCGCATTCTTCCCGGCAACTGGAAATCCATCGAGGCGCGGGACGTTGCGCGCGCGATGTTAAAAGAGGGGCTGGCCCCGTCGAAAGCGGGCGTCAACATTATCCCTTCGGCAAAACTGCGTGAAATCGCGCAGGGCGAGGCGTAA
- a CDS encoding permease, which yields MTGQSSSQAATPVQWWKPALFFLVVIVGLWYVKWQPYYGKAFTAAETHSIGKSILAQADSSPLQAAWDYAMVYFLAVWKAAVLGVILGSLIQVLIPRNWLVKTLGQPRFQGTLLGTIFSLPGMMCSCCAAPVAAGMRRQRVSMGGALAFWMGNPLLNPATLVFMGFVLGWHFAFIRLVAGLLTVLVVATLVQKLVKDTAAEPAAVELDVSEPQGGFFARWGRALWQLFWSTIPVYILAVLALGAARVWLFPHADGAIDNTLMWVIAMAVAGCLFVIPTAAEIPIVQTMMLAGMGTAPALALLITLPAISLPSLIMLRKSFPAKALWLTAGLVALSGVMVGSIALM from the coding sequence ATGACTGGTCAGTCTTCATCTCAGGCGGCAACACCTGTTCAATGGTGGAAGCCCGCACTCTTCTTTCTCGTGGTCATTGTTGGCCTCTGGTACGTGAAATGGCAGCCGTACTACGGCAAAGCCTTCACCGCCGCCGAAACGCACAGCATCGGTAAATCTATTCTCGCGCAGGCTGATTCCAGCCCGCTGCAGGCGGCGTGGGACTACGCCATGGTCTACTTCCTTGCCGTCTGGAAAGCCGCCGTCTTAGGCGTGATCCTGGGGTCACTGATTCAGGTGCTTATCCCCCGCAACTGGCTGGTGAAAACGCTCGGGCAGCCGCGCTTTCAGGGCACGCTGCTGGGAACGATTTTCTCCCTGCCGGGCATGATGTGCTCCTGCTGTGCCGCGCCCGTGGCCGCAGGGATGCGCCGTCAGCGCGTGTCGATGGGCGGCGCGCTGGCGTTCTGGATGGGGAACCCGCTGCTCAACCCGGCAACGCTGGTGTTTATGGGCTTTGTGCTGGGCTGGCATTTCGCGTTCATCCGCCTGGTCGCCGGGCTGCTGACCGTGCTGGTGGTGGCGACGCTGGTGCAAAAACTGGTGAAGGATACTGCCGCAGAACCCGCAGCCGTTGAGCTGGACGTCAGCGAGCCGCAGGGTGGCTTCTTTGCGCGCTGGGGCAGGGCGCTATGGCAGCTTTTCTGGAGCACCATCCCGGTCTATATCCTGGCGGTACTGGCTCTGGGGGCGGCGCGCGTCTGGCTCTTCCCGCATGCGGATGGCGCTATCGACAACACGCTGATGTGGGTCATTGCGATGGCCGTTGCAGGCTGTCTGTTTGTGATCCCAACGGCGGCGGAGATCCCGATTGTTCAGACCATGATGCTGGCCGGTATGGGTACCGCACCGGCGCTGGCGCTGCTGATTACGCTGCCGGCGATCAGCCTGCCGTCGCTTATCATGCTGCGTAAGTCGTTCCCGGCGAAAGCGCTGTGGCTGACCGCAGGGCTGGTGGCGTTGAGCGGGGTGATGGTGGGCAGTATTGCGTTGATGTAA